The Pseudomonas kermanshahensis genome includes a window with the following:
- a CDS encoding DUF6279 family lipoprotein: protein MPRRLLKPLLITVAFALALVACSRIDLAYRNLDRLVPWSLGDYLDMNRDQKVLLDERLRQHLAWHCKTQLPSYLDWLDRVRAMVAEDQVTDQALQQRTREAREAIGRVAEEITPSATELLRGMSDAQVAEMREAFRDDISERQKQYVDTPLPKQIARRAERMEKRLTPWLGELNAAQRLRVLSWSQALGDQNRQWIANRAHWQQQLVLAMDKRSDASFEPRLAQLLQRKESLWTPEYRIAYQNTELQARRLLVDLMHLSTPEQRQLLQARLSKVRTDFSELKCLKG from the coding sequence ATGCCTCGACGCCTGCTCAAGCCCCTGCTCATCACCGTCGCGTTCGCCCTGGCCCTGGTCGCGTGCAGCCGCATCGACCTGGCTTACCGCAACCTGGACCGCCTGGTGCCGTGGTCGCTCGGTGACTACCTGGACATGAACCGCGACCAAAAGGTGCTGCTCGACGAGCGGCTCAGGCAGCACCTGGCCTGGCATTGCAAAACCCAACTGCCCAGTTACCTCGACTGGCTGGACCGGGTGCGGGCCATGGTCGCCGAAGACCAGGTGACCGACCAGGCGTTGCAGCAGCGCACCCGCGAAGCGCGCGAGGCGATTGGCCGGGTTGCCGAAGAAATCACCCCCTCCGCCACCGAACTGCTGCGTGGCATGAGCGACGCGCAGGTGGCGGAAATGCGCGAGGCGTTCCGCGACGACATCAGCGAACGGCAAAAGCAGTATGTCGATACGCCTTTGCCCAAGCAGATTGCCCGCCGCGCCGAGCGCATGGAAAAACGCCTGACGCCCTGGCTGGGTGAGCTCAATGCAGCGCAACGGCTACGCGTGCTGAGCTGGTCACAGGCGCTGGGCGATCAGAACCGCCAGTGGATCGCCAACCGTGCCCACTGGCAGCAACAGCTGGTGCTGGCGATGGACAAACGCAGCGATGCCAGCTTCGAACCGCGCCTGGCGCAGTTGCTGCAGCGCAAAGAGAGCCTGTGGACCCCGGAGTACCGCATCGCCTACCAGAACACCGAGCTGCAAGCACGCAGGTTGCTGGTCGACCTGATGCACTTGAGCACCCCGGAGCAGCGTCAGCTACTGCAGGCGCGACTGAGCAAGGTGCGCACCGATTTCAGCGAGTTGAAGTGCCTGAAGGGCTGA
- the aceK gene encoding bifunctional isocitrate dehydrogenase kinase/phosphatase, translating to MSQHWPASEIARMILDGFDDYREHFRRITLGARERFEQARWQDIQRAAAARINLYEEKVAEANGRLRQSVADEVLLDVEQWPLVKSAYIHLIDPRLDDELSETWYNSLFCSLFSHDQISDGCMFIHTTRPSMRSHERAAQTRTYQLEDGLKGLLRAIFADYPFDVPYGDLEGDLTRLEEQLRECLPDWVCKDPALAVELFSPVLYRNKGAYLVGRLYTPDEQWPLVIPLLHREGHGIEADALITDEAEVSIIFSFTRSYFMVDVPVPAEFVNFLKRILPGKHIAELYTSIGFYKHGKSEFYRALINHLANSDDRFIMAPGVRGMVMSVFTLPGFNTVFKIIKDRFSPSKTVDRATVIDKYRLVKSVDRVGRMADTQEFADFRFPRSKFEPECLAELLEVAPSTVALEGDTVLIRHCWTERRMTPLNLYLEHASEGQVLEALEDYGLAIKQLAAANIFPGDMLLKNFGVTRHGRVVFYDYDEICFLTEVNFRHIPPARYPEDEMSGEPWYSIGPHDVFPEEFPPFLFADMGQRRLFSRLHGELYDADYWKGLQATIRDGKVIDVFPYRRKVR from the coding sequence ATGTCCCAGCACTGGCCTGCCAGCGAAATCGCCCGGATGATCCTCGATGGCTTCGATGACTACCGCGAACACTTTCGGCGCATCACCCTCGGCGCCCGTGAGCGCTTCGAGCAGGCGCGCTGGCAAGACATCCAGCGCGCAGCGGCGGCGCGTATCAACCTCTACGAAGAAAAGGTGGCCGAGGCCAACGGCCGGCTACGGCAGAGCGTTGCCGATGAGGTGCTGCTGGATGTGGAGCAGTGGCCGCTGGTCAAGAGCGCCTACATCCACCTGATCGACCCACGGCTCGACGACGAGTTGTCCGAGACCTGGTACAACTCGCTGTTCTGCAGCCTGTTCAGCCATGACCAGATCAGCGACGGCTGCATGTTCATCCACACCACCCGGCCTTCCATGCGCAGCCACGAGCGCGCGGCGCAAACCCGCACCTATCAGCTTGAGGACGGGCTCAAGGGCCTGCTGCGGGCGATCTTCGCCGATTACCCATTCGATGTGCCCTATGGTGACCTTGAGGGCGACCTGACGCGGCTGGAAGAACAACTGCGCGAATGCCTGCCGGACTGGGTGTGCAAGGACCCGGCCCTGGCGGTCGAGCTGTTTTCGCCAGTGTTGTACCGCAACAAGGGCGCCTACCTGGTCGGCCGCCTGTACACCCCCGACGAGCAGTGGCCGCTGGTGATCCCTTTGTTGCACCGCGAAGGCCATGGCATCGAGGCCGATGCGCTGATCACCGACGAGGCGGAGGTGTCGATCATCTTCTCCTTCACCCGCTCTTACTTCATGGTCGATGTGCCGGTGCCGGCGGAGTTCGTCAACTTCCTCAAGCGCATCTTGCCCGGCAAGCACATTGCCGAGTTGTACACCTCGATCGGTTTCTACAAGCATGGCAAGTCGGAGTTCTACCGGGCGCTGATCAACCACCTGGCCAACAGTGACGACCGCTTCATCATGGCGCCTGGGGTGCGGGGGATGGTCATGAGCGTGTTCACGTTGCCGGGCTTCAATACCGTGTTCAAGATCATCAAGGACCGCTTTTCACCGTCGAAAACCGTTGACCGTGCCACGGTGATCGACAAATACCGCCTGGTGAAAAGCGTCGATCGGGTAGGGCGCATGGCCGATACCCAGGAGTTCGCCGATTTTCGCTTTCCGCGCAGCAAGTTTGAACCAGAATGCCTGGCCGAGCTGCTGGAAGTGGCGCCGTCCACGGTTGCCCTGGAAGGCGACACGGTGCTGATCCGCCACTGCTGGACCGAGCGGCGCATGACGCCCCTCAACCTGTACCTGGAGCACGCCAGTGAAGGCCAGGTGCTCGAAGCGCTGGAAGATTACGGCTTGGCCATCAAGCAACTGGCGGCGGCGAACATCTTCCCCGGCGACATGTTGCTGAAAAACTTCGGCGTCACCCGCCATGGCCGGGTGGTGTTTTACGACTATGACGAAATCTGTTTTCTGACCGAGGTGAACTTCCGCCATATACCGCCAGCGCGCTACCCGGAAGACGAGATGTCAGGCGAGCCGTGGTACTCGATCGGGCCGCATGACGTGTTCCCCGAAGAGTTCCCGCCGTTTCTGTTTGCCGATATGGGCCAGCGGCGTTTGTTCAGCCGCTTGCATGGCGAGTTGTATGACGCGGATTACTGGAAAGGTTTGCAGGCAACGATTCGCGACGGGAAGGTGATCGATGTGTTCCCGTATCGGCGTAAGGTGCGGTAA
- a CDS encoding CvfB family protein yields MALLGRYNSLQIVKHVEFGLYLDGGADGEILLPGRYIPKNAETEVDDWLNVFIYLDSEDQLIATTEKPKVQVGEFASLKVKDINGAGIFLDWGLSKDLLMPYSEELRPLKIGDYCVVHAYLDKRTRRITATARLDRYLDRTPADYQVGQPVELLVAGETPMGFKAIINNRHWGLIHKNEVFKFLRSGMHEKGFIKEIRHDGKIALSLQPVGAALADSLQEQIMARLDAEGGVLPVCDKSDPAVITKLFNVSKGNFKKAIGALFKQGRIVIHDDRIERV; encoded by the coding sequence ATGGCTCTGCTTGGGCGTTACAACAGTTTGCAAATCGTTAAACACGTGGAATTCGGCCTCTACCTGGACGGCGGCGCCGATGGCGAGATCCTGCTGCCGGGGCGTTACATCCCGAAGAACGCCGAGACCGAGGTAGACGATTGGTTGAACGTGTTCATCTACCTGGACAGCGAAGACCAGCTGATTGCTACCACCGAGAAGCCCAAGGTGCAGGTCGGTGAGTTCGCCAGCCTCAAGGTCAAGGACATCAATGGTGCCGGTATCTTCCTCGACTGGGGCCTGTCCAAGGACCTGCTGATGCCTTACTCGGAAGAGTTGCGGCCACTGAAGATCGGCGACTACTGCGTGGTGCACGCGTACCTCGACAAGCGTACCCGCCGCATCACCGCGACCGCGCGCCTGGACCGCTACCTGGACCGTACCCCGGCCGATTACCAGGTCGGCCAGCCGGTTGAGCTACTGGTGGCCGGCGAGACGCCGATGGGCTTCAAGGCGATCATCAACAACCGCCACTGGGGCCTGATCCACAAGAACGAGGTGTTCAAGTTCCTGCGTTCGGGGATGCACGAGAAGGGCTTCATCAAGGAAATCCGCCACGACGGCAAGATCGCCCTGAGCCTGCAACCGGTGGGCGCTGCCCTGGCTGACAGCCTGCAGGAGCAGATCATGGCGCGCCTGGACGCCGAAGGCGGTGTGCTGCCGGTGTGCGACAAGAGCGACCCGGCAGTGATCACCAAGCTGTTCAACGTCAGCAAGGGCAACTTCAAGAAGGCCATTGGTGCGTTGTTCAAGCAAGGCCGCATCGTCATCCATGACGATCGCATCGAGCGGGTCTGA